Sequence from the Meleagris gallopavo isolate NT-WF06-2002-E0010 breed Aviagen turkey brand Nicholas breeding stock chromosome Z, Turkey_5.1, whole genome shotgun sequence genome:
ACTGGGATACTAGCAACTGATGTGTTATGTTCCAAACCCTTCTCAGATTCATCCAAGCACTCTGCTGTTATGCCATCACCAGTTATTTCTACCCTCTCAATATCAGAATATTTTCCTGCTTCATCCAAGGCACTAATTTCTTTCAagttctgctctgctttatCAGGTAGAGTTAAATTCATGGGAACCAAGTCTGTTTGGAAGGTCACTATTTGAGACGAATCTGTTGGTGTTCCTTGATAACTTACAGGAGTATAACTTTCATGGAATGCATCTTTCAGATCTAATGATGTCATTCCTAAAACTTCACTGGGGATGTTGACTGATTCAGCTGTCTTAAGAGCAGGTTTATTTTCTAGATCACGTTTCAAAATTGCAAATTCTAGAGGCTCTTGAGAATTGGAAGACATAAGCCGATATGATTCATCAGTCTTTTCTGGATCATACTCTTGGGGTCTATTACTTTCAGATTCAGCCTCTGTCTTCTGCATTACTAACTGACTCTTTGTGTCAGAATCTATCTCTTTACTCTTATTTGAATGCATGTGAGTCATCTGACTATCTTGTCCTTCAGGTTTTACACTAATCTGGGAAGATGGAATAGAGGCATGCTTAACTTCATATTCTTGGCACACATCTGGACTGTTTGATGCCTCAGAACTACTGTCTTGCTCGCAATGATTTAATATATCAGGATTTTCACTAACTGATTTCAAAGTAACAGGCTGTTCAGCACTAGTCCACAGGTCAGGTTCCACTGAAAACAACTGATTATCCTCTTTTGTGTTATCTTGTAAAATATCTGGGATAAGTGCAGTTTGGGAAACCAATACATTCCACATTGGACTTGACTTCTCTGCCATTTCAAAAGACAAGTCTTCTACAGTGAAAGCACATGGTAGATGGTTGTGTTCTACTGTTTCACAAGTGTTTAACTGTTGTTCTAAAGGGATGAGACTTACATTTCCCTCATGCCCTTCTGGTTGATtaagtgctgtgtttttttgATCCGTTGTATTTGACATATCTTGTTGATCATATGaagaatgattctgtgaagtcaGTTGACTACTCTCATTTGTAGGGAAAAACTGTTCTTTCAAGTCCCTTTCTTCAGTGTCATCTAGTATAAAAGGATCATATTGTTTGAACTCCACAGTGTCTTCATTTACTTGACTATCAGAAATATTCATAGGATATAAtagcctttcattttctttcacatcatAGTAAAGGTGAACAGGCTGATTTCCATCATTTGGTTCAGTGGAATGTGTTTCTGTtagctcttcattttgtgcAGGTGATCCACAGGACTCCTCCTTATTGTTTGTTACTTGATATGTTACAGAGTGACTTGAAATCGAATACTGGTCTTCCAACAGGTTTTCTCCACAAGTTGGTGAATTCCACCATCCTGAACTGTCATACGGAAAATCAAATGTTCCTACACTGGATTTCCAATCAGTTCCTAAATCAACTGCCAATGACAAACTCCACATATCACTTTTTGCAAAGTATTCTTCTTTTTTACCACCAACAGAAGTCATTGTTGCATCTGCATTCATCTGATACAAATGTGAACCTTCTGTGCTACCCAGTTTTTTGCTGCAAAGACTCACTTGAGCCTTATTCTGAAGTGTTTCACGCTGATCTAAATATTCAGAAGTCTCGTTATGCTCCATTATGTTAAAGTCCTCCTGTGATACATTCTGAACTTCAATTGTTTCAGGGTTTTTATTTAAGATATCTACAAAGATCTCTTCTGCCACTTCATTTTTTGCATCCAAATTGTCTTCATTTGTTTCAGGATTTGTTGCATTTGATTTTGCATAATCTGCACCAATTTCAGATAATTTGTGCTCCTTGTTTTCATATGTGGAATCTTCATTCAGTTCTTCTGGACATGCCTCTGAATTCTCTGAATCCTCATTTACTTCTGGACTTGATAAAGAAGATACAGTATCATCATCTACATGAGCATTCCAAAAATCTAAGCTTTTGGGAACCTtattctgtgctgtgcttgtttCAAATTGTTCCTGATATTTATTCCCAAATTCTTTGATTTTGCAAGCCTCCTTaagattttcattatttttaatatcccatataactttattttctttgtgattaCTGTCAACTGGAAGTTCTCCCCACACATTCACTGATGCGTCACTTAAATCAGGGCTCGTTCCACTTGAGTGTGTATAGTCATCTATTGAATCGCTCCATACATTATCTTCCTCCAAATAACTTCTGATCTGTATATCCTTTGAAAGGCTGCTTGTGGTGGTTGCCATTTCATGGATTTCACTTGCTTCAGGACTTGTTCCAGGAGATTTCAAATCCTCATGCTGCTGTAAATTCCAAGCAGTTTCAGGAGAACTGTTATTAAGTGTTGCACATAGTTCCCTACATAGCTTATCAGCAGATTCtaaattttcagaattttcatttttccccaaagctatataatgtgaaaatgaattatCCATCATAGATATATCTGTGATGTCAGGAACACTGACATAACCAGCAGAAGGACTCTTCTTAAATTTAGATGGAGACTCATCTATGAAAAAATTTTCATGAGTGGTGCTCAGTTCTGAGCTATTTTCAAAAGACACTAACTTAGAATTACTTATGTATGGGTGGTTCAACACTTTATGTGAGCCCTCTATTATATATCCCACTGTTTCTGGTGGCTCATTCATTAAGGGAATTGACACAGGTAAGTGGCAACTGGAGTCATTCTTTCCAGAGTCATTCCAGGTGTCTGACTTTACAGGCATTTTagaagaattattttcaaagatacTTTCCATCTCAGGACTTGTTGACTCATTATCTGTGACTAAGGCTTCCAAACTAAAACTACTCCTTATTTTTTCTAGTGATCTAGAAAACTCAGATTTTGACCTCTTGTCTTCTGAATCTGTGTTACATGAAGGCTCATTGCTGTCTTCTGCTGGTTTGCTGCAAATGTCAGTAAtagtttgttttccatttgcctCATCTGTTATCTTAtattcctcttctctttcctgagAGGTGACAATGGCATTGTCCCAGCCTTCCTCACAATCCTGCTCATTTTGTAAATTTCGTAAGTTAAGATGTTGCTCTAAATGCTGACTATTCAACTTTTCATCAACATCTGGAGTGTTTTGTGCTGGCTCCTTACTCGGTGTCTCATTTCCTAAATCACATATTTTCAGATCCAAACTATTTTGAGCATCTGAAGTTGGTGTAGATGTCCTTGTGTCTTCTACAGGAGCACTGCTCAATGCTTCTATCTTTTCAGCTAAACTTTGTGCAGTATTTACTTCATTCTGTGGTGGTGATAAGTCATTCACTGTTTGATTGTATGTaactcttttgttttcagatgcagaaaagatattttcattaGTATGTACCTCAGTTGAAAAATACTGATCTGTTGCTCGTTCTGAATTAAGTAACAGTTCAACAGAGGTAGAAAGAGCAGTACTGTTCGAATTTCTTTCTTGTAATTGGGCATCAACTTTATTTAAGGATGTGCTCCAGATGTCTGTGTCCTTGGATCTTGAAAAGGGCATGTTTATAGGAGACAATAGTTCATTATTTGCTTTCTCAAGTGCTTTTGGTTCAGCCACATTTGGGCTTATCAATTTATCAGTAATTGTTTCTTGGACAAAATCTTCGccctcattttctcttccattttccaCATATGTAGGTGATATATAAGAATCAGACGTTGAGTAATTGGTGTCCGGTGGAGAAACAGCTAAGTCTTCACCTACATTTGATGAACAAAGATCTGAGTGTTTATACAAGAAGGTATCATCCCAGGGCACCACTCTTTCTGTTACTTCTTTCCTGATGTTTTTATCATACATATTCCAGGTCTCTACATTTTCAACTTGTGTTGGTCTGTTCTTAGGGTCGTGAATTAgagtttttttctctgtttctaatGTGGAGTTATTCTGCATATTGTTGATATcagaatttgtattttcagatgATTGACTCTCTTCTAGGGAATAACATCTTTTTTTATCCCAGGCTTGTAGATATACCTGGGTAGATGAGTTTTCAGTCTCACTGTCTGCTACAATTTCTGAAGAATCTGATAAACTATATTTTGTTATGGTCCATTTCTCAGGAatattcactgattttttttgtctatcTAGTCTGGACACATTCCATACTTCTTCTGAGGATCTAGCAATATTTTCTGCCTCAAACTTCATCCAGACATCATAAGagtctcctttcccttcctcactGGACCATGCATCTGACATCACAGGTGTTGGCTGACTGATTTTCCACGCAACATTAAAACTCTCTGATTCTTGTTCTGTCCCCTCTGAAGAAGCAGTTTGCAAACACAAATGTTCACCGTTtacctcttttttctcttgtttttgaTTATCTTGTTTAAACTGATTATTCCACTGAGCTGTTGTTGCGTATTCCATTTGCTCAGGCTGTTTTTGGAGGAATATAGAATCTGATGCTCTTCTATCAACATGTCCTTGTAGCAGTGGGCTTGCTTTACAATTGTTCCACAAGACAGGGCTTTGAAATACAGATTCTTGTTCACTTGAACTCCATGTATCAGCATTTCGGGACTCTAAGTCAAAGCCATCCCACCAGCTTCCATATCTAACACGTGAATGAGAACACTTTGTGTCctctatttcatttatttttttaatgacttcttGTGGGAAAAATAAAGGCTGCCCATTATCTAGTGGTGAGGTTTCTACAAGACTGTTCATTGGAGTCAGTGGAATTCTTGAATCAGCAGATTTCAACATTTCTGGTGAGGAAGTATCACCTTCAACTAAATTAATCAAACTTGAGGTTTTCTCAAACATTTCTCCTGGATTCACATCAAATTCAGCTAAACTGTCTTCCTTCTTTGCTGTCATAACTAAGTCAGTTGAATAATTTGCCGTATCACTTTCTAGCAAGCTTGCTTCATCATGTTCTTTCTGCACAGCAAGTTGTTGACCTTCTGATGAATCACTATTAAGGAAATAGTCATCTGTTGGAGAACAGTCAACAGAACGAGAAGATGATTCAGATGGAGCTGTAACCATTGGTGCTAGATCAAAATTGAAAAGGTCGAAGTTACCACTGCTGCCTATTGATTGaggtttttgttcttctgctaTTGCTCCTTCAGGAATAGGGCTATAGGAATCAAAGCCAGGCAGAAGACTATGATGGGAAACAGCACCTTCTGCAACAGGGCTGTCATCACTAAGGAAAACAGAGCTCTCCTTGGAAGACCGGCTGCTTCTAATGGTAGCCAAGCCACTGTCTGGACTCACAAGGTCTACATTAAGATCAACATGGACTTGAATGGATCCATTTAGATCCTGAGGATTTTCTATAAAGTTGACAGAACTGGTCTGTGGTTCTATATCAGAACCATATAACTCCATAATACCAGAAGACCCTTGTGAAAGTGGAGCACTCCCAGCAACAGCTTCAGTAGAAGATGTTCTACTGTTTGATACCATTTCTGGTTGTCTTCTATTCATGACTTCcttaatgagaagaaaaatttgaTCACAGGTAACCAAAGAATTTTCTTGATGATAAATAAGAATTTGGTCACATCCACACTCCAGTGGATCCAGCTCCAAGCAAGGATTTTGACATTCTTCTAATTCACAGCAAATCTGTTGAAAAACAGGATGTTTCAAAAACAATTACAAACATAGGTAGCAGGTCACAGTCTATTCCACCGTGCAACACAGTCATAGCAATCTATTCCCATTTACCTACAACAGAACACTTTACACAATAAATAGATGAAATATTAAAAGTTCggtataaaatatatattatgcAATTGATCATAATGTTTACATCAAATAATACAATTTGACtttcaagtttatttttcattagtaaaagaaaatccaaattCTTAATTATTGCCTTAAGAAATCTGAGTAAAATATATAAAGGGTATGTAAGAAAAGAATTTCTAGAATAATCaagttcataaaataaatacGTTTATGTCAATCCTGAAGCAATAGGGTCCTTTAGGTATCTGTTTCTAAAATGAgaagttttaagaaaaagacaaaggtaCAAGGAGTTGCCCTGTGGTAATTTCCTCAATTTGGGGACAAATACATGGGAAAAAGACAGACAGCATTTGACTTTGGATAAACTTTTGCTCTAGAAATAATTTGGCTTAATTTCAGAGCTTAAATTATTTAGTGATAAAATACACAGATATGAGATCTGGACAGTTCCATTTATATGCTTGTTCATGACCCATTGTAAAAGAATAAATCACAATCACTGTCCTTCATGACATTATGTGTATTgtacattaaaatataaaaaaaagccaaaatcagtaaaaataaataaataattttgttttgttcagtcTTACTGTACTTCCTGTGACTATCAAATCTTTCTATTAGGCTGTTCTGAAGCAATCATGAATAACACAATCTTGCATTTCACATCACATTAATAATGCAGTCGTTTCAAATTGCTACTCCATTGCCAGCCTACTGTAGTTACTTCTTGTATCCACCTAGTTTTTAAACTTTTGcatatcttttttaaaaaacactatttttcaagaaaaatatttctaaattatttttcttgaaaaacactatttttcaagagaaatacttctaaaatatttttcccgATACTTACTTGATTGCCTAGCTCTAAGTTTTCCGAGTATACTGCTATTTGCCGTTTTGTTTGTTCCTCATCTGACAAAGAGTTGGCCAAAATGACAAGTACATCAAACCCATATTTATAtatgaatgctttcagatcaCCAACGAGATTCCTGTGTAATAGGCAGTCCTGAAATAAGGTAAGAAATTTAGAGGTCAGtgcatttttcttattctttccaTCCAAATCTGTGGTGAAAATAGTCAGAAACACTAATACACAACAGTGGCTctactcatagaatcatagaatcacaaggatggaaaggacctgcaagatcatctagtccaaccgtcctcccattgccattgctaccacaagcactaaaccatataTTGTAGCTCCTCATTCAGACACCttttgaacactgccagggacggcgactccaccacctccctggtgGTGgagccattccagtgcctgaccactctctgagagaaaaaaattttccatatgtctaacgtaaatctcccctggcgcaacttgCAACAATTTCCTCAggccctgtttgttgcctgggagaagaggccaagcccctcctcatcacaacctcccttcagaaagttgtagagtgcaatgaggtctcccccgagcctcctcttctccagactaaatcccagctccttcagcagctcctcataagtcttgtgctccagacccctcaccagtttcattaCTGAAGagcaggtctagcagggcaTCACCCCTGGTAGGCTCTCGTACCAGTTGTGTAAGGAAGCTGTCTTCCACGCATTCTAGAAACTCCTTGGACTGCTTCCTCTCAGTGTATTATACTTCCAACATATgtcagggaagttgaagtctcccatGAGAGCCAGTGCTGGTGATTGTGCATCTTCTgcaagctgctcatagaatgTCTCCTCCTTCTCTGCATCCTGATTAGGTGGTCTGTAACAGACCCCCACAAGATGTCACCTTTCCCCCAGTCCTTATCCATAGACACTCAACTTTATCATTCCTAACTCTTCAACATCAAAATACTCTGTAATATAAAGAGCCACACCACCACCCTTCCTCCCTTGTCTAtcctttctgaagagcttgtagccaatcatcacagcactccagtcatgggagtggtcccaccatgtttcGGTAATAGCAACTAGGTCATAGTTAGCGTGCCACACAACCGCTTCAAGCTCCTCCCgcttgttgcccatgctgtgtgcattggtataGATATACTTCAGCTGAGTCATCTGCCTCACCCCTAGCTCAAGCATCACTCCCCTTAGACTAGAGAAATGTAGAATTAGCTAGATTTTGCAGTGTAAGTTATCCATTCTTTTTCTGACTTGGGGCCACAATGCATGAAGAGCAAACGGCCCTCTTCAGTCATCAGTTCTGAAAATTGCTAGTGAAGAAATTaccagaaattttattttctcccttatGTTCCTATTtgtatttgagattttttttttatcttcaagTTAAACACAGTGTCATATGCTATAATAGTTGTGATACTGCCAAGCTACATTGGCCCTGAATAAACAGCAGTTCATCATAAATACAGAACAACTGTATATGCAGATTGGCGTATTATTCCCTTGCATCTGTCTCCTACCTGATAAATTAGTGTTTTggttaaataaatacaaatactaTTTATTAATCTGCTCAAATTGTCCACAAAATGCCTATCCCCCCCCTGTAAgttgaacttaaaaaaaaatctttttgtcaAGAGCTTTGGAAGTAGATTCCTTCCTAGATTAGAAATGAGATTCTGCTTTGATGTTTGCAATATGTAGAACAATAACTTGTTCTACATTAAAACCATACCGAAGTCAGCTAATAGTTTACTGGTGGACATTCACATATAAATTCTGAATAGGGAGATAAGGTGAAGAATTATGCTGAATAAGGTTTGAATGTCCAACCACGTCTCAGCTATTCACTCACACCCAGCTGGGTACAAAAAGGAAGATCAGATTCATTGTACAAGGTGTTCACTAATGTAGACATGGTAAATAAACGACAGGTTTAATAAACATTCAGCCTTCTAGCCTCATTATTCTCCAGCTTCTAAATTATTTCTATATTGGTTGAATTAATTGAAAATGCAAGGGACTTAACATTTTCTGCTAAAATCAACTGACTGAACAGGAAACTTCATGAAAGAAACACTGCCTGGGATAATTTCTGTCCACTCACTGCCagactgtgctcacatccattgctggcatccataaacattcagtaagcatcaatgaatgtgtgccatttttaatgcatggaggaattcaatgacacgCTTTTAGTTCAGACGCACTTCCACCTCACACACCATTTTATCAGACTGTTCCTCTGCTGTCATATGTCACATGGCAATAAAATGTAGTGGAATATTGGGCaaaaggttcaacttctaccataccaccaacatccgcctTGTACATTGTGCGCCAACATGATAAAAATGGCATAaaaagaaggcattattttGGGAACCACCCTTGCAAAAGGTCTAGTGACCAAAAGAGAGAAGTCTCTTCTGCAGCCAGGATATGCCCAATGTGCCGTATGAAGACCACTGCCAGTTCAGTGCTACATCTTTCAGGGTTCCCATAACATAAAAGGACATAAGACATTCCCTCCTAAAAACATTAGCTctagaaaacagtattttaaagttACCTTACCaagcttctctttctttttcataatgGACCAGCACTGCCTACTGTAAAAcactcagcagcacaggaaagTGTTTATTAAATACCATGTctttaaacaaaacatgcaGATTACATACGGATTTAAAAATCTGAGATGGAAAGGGAAGTTTTACAGTGACATAAAATCAGCATTAATACTGAGGATGTCATTAAAAGCATAGGCCAAGTTGAGCAGAATTAAGTGATCATAGCCAATTTGTTACTTTGTATGATGAATCTTACACTACAGACAACTGTTTGAcaaaattttcattattcagCAGAGGTATGAAACCCAAGACTGCTTTCATTCTGCAGCATCATGACAAATATATAAGCTTATCACCCTATTGCATAAACATTTACTAACATTCAGATAATACCTGAGAATATAAGTTACTAAAATTTCCCAAACATAGTCATTTTAATAACCAATAATAAATATTTCGTAGAACTTGTTAATTAAATGTGTGTCcacaaatgaaaagaatggTGAACAGAACTCATTAAAATAATGGgtcaaaaagtatttttgttggACAATTTTGTTGCCTACGGTATTAATAAAATCAAGATCAAATTACACCTCTTACAGCATTGTGACTCAATTTATCTAACTGACTATTAATCAAAACatctaaataatattttttaaagcaaaggtAACTTTATTAGTAATATTACATATTACTGATCAATTTTTAATACTTATCTTAGTTCCACCTCCACATTTCCATACATTTTACACTTCTGAACAATTGCTACAAACACAAGCACTCAAATCTTCAAACAGACTTTCATGAACAAGAAATTCTTACATAAAATTACCAAGGACTATAAATTGAAAGATATAATAGACATAAGGAATCTTCCATAAATTTGCTAAGTAAACAACCAGAATGTTGGATGTATTATAAACACTAACAGAAGATAAAACATCttcagaaatgaacaaaaaagcTGCTACATCCCAATTACAAGCAGTGTAAAATACAGTATTGATGAATTTGTGTAATAGGAAATGCATTTCAAGATAGTCGAAGCATGACAAAGGTCA
This genomic interval carries:
- the LOC104915087 gene encoding protein prune homolog 2; translated protein: MVKDLKEISDGEIKIAISTVHMTLEDCLLHRNLVGDLKAFIYKYGFDVLVILANSLSDEEQTKRQIAVYSENLELGNQICCELEECQNPCLELDPLECGCDQILIYHQENSLVTCDQIFLLIKEVMNRRQPEMVSNSRTSSTEAVAGSAPLSQGSSGIMELYGSDIEPQTSSVNFIENPQDLNGSIQVHVDLNVDLVSPDSGLATIRSSRSSKESSVFLSDDSPVAEGAVSHHSLLPGFDSYSPIPEGAIAEEQKPQSIGSSGNFDLFNFDLAPMVTAPSESSSRSVDCSPTDDYFLNSDSSEGQQLAVQKEHDEASLLESDTANYSTDLVMTAKKEDSLAEFDVNPGEMFEKTSSLINLVEGDTSSPEMLKSADSRIPLTPMNSLVETSPLDNGQPLFFPQEVIKKINEIEDTKCSHSRVRYGSWWDGFDLESRNADTWSSSEQESVFQSPVLWNNCKASPLLQGHVDRRASDSIFLQKQPEQMEYATTAQWNNQFKQDNQKQEKKEVNGEHLCLQTASSEGTEQESESFNVAWKISQPTPVMSDAWSSEEGKGDSYDVWMKFEAENIARSSEEVWNVSRLDRQKKSVNIPEKWTITKYSLSDSSEIVADSETENSSTQVYLQAWDKKRCYSLEESQSSENTNSDINNMQNNSTLETEKKTLIHDPKNRPTQVENVETWNMYDKNIRKEVTERVVPWDDTFLYKHSDLCSSNVGEDLAVSPPDTNYSTSDSYISPTYVENGRENEGEDFVQETITDKLISPNVAEPKALEKANNELLSPINMPFSRSKDTDIWSTSLNKVDAQLQERNSNSTALSTSVELLLNSERATDQYFSTEVHTNENIFSASENKRVTYNQTVNDLSPPQNEVNTAQSLAEKIEALSSAPVEDTRTSTPTSDAQNSLDLKICDLGNETPSKEPAQNTPDVDEKLNSQHLEQHLNLRNLQNEQDCEEGWDNAIVTSQEREEEYKITDEANGKQTITDICSKPAEDSNEPSCNTDSEDKRSKSEFSRSLEKIRSSFSLEALVTDNESTSPEMESIFENNSSKMPVKSDTWNDSGKNDSSCHLPVSIPLMNEPPETVGYIIEGSHKVLNHPYISNSKLVSFENSSELSTTHENFFIDESPSKFKKSPSAGYVSVPDITDISMMDNSFSHYIALGKNENSENLESADKLCRELCATLNNSSPETAWNLQQHEDLKSPGTSPEASEIHEMATTTSSLSKDIQIRSYLEEDNVWSDSIDDYTHSSGTSPDLSDASVNVWGELPVDSNHKENKVIWDIKNNENLKEACKIKEFGNKYQEQFETSTAQNKVPKSLDFWNAHVDDDTVSSLSSPEVNEDSENSEACPEELNEDSTYENKEHKLSEIGADYAKSNATNPETNEDNLDAKNEVAEEIFVDILNKNPETIEVQNVSQEDFNIMEHNETSEYLDQRETLQNKAQVSLCSKKLGSTEGSHLYQMNADATMTSVGGKKEEYFAKSDMWSLSLAVDLGTDWKSSVGTFDFPYDSSGWWNSPTCGENLLEDQYSISSHSVTYQVTNNKEESCGSPAQNEELTETHSTEPNDGNQPVHLYYDVKENERLLYPMNISDSQVNEDTVEFKQYDPFILDDTEERDLKEQFFPTNESSQLTSQNHSSYDQQDMSNTTDQKNTALNQPEGHEGNVSLIPLEQQLNTCETVEHNHLPCAFTVEDLSFEMAEKSSPMWNVLVSQTALIPDILQDNTKEDNQLFSVEPDLWTSAEQPVTLKSVSENPDILNHCEQDSSSEASNSPDVCQEYEVKHASIPSSQISVKPEGQDSQMTHMHSNKSKEIDSDTKSQLVMQKTEAESESNRPQEYDPEKTDESYRLMSSNSQEPLEFAILKRDLENKPALKTAESVNIPSEVLGMTSLDLKDAFHESYTPVSYQGTPTDSSQIVTFQTDLVPMNLTLPDKAEQNLKEISALDEAGKYSDIERVEITGDGITAECLDESEKGLEHNTSVASIPVRTCGEINILEVAGSEATEGESKNTQIFFPESFLLGDNEGFESNSNDHLNIMKEYEDLIEKDVPVFKEMPSGQSLVVYTPPFHMSFDAEPSSSRCTRDELLLKQPFCNNVSFEKPLPLTPLEGNEGILMTKENSIEDQVSDILPEILQKNHVSEPSFLESQVALGISEVLKEATDLDSPPGGDKRSPPEAGATSVLRRENKPTNSSESPELESIESKEDMRMQVHRDPTSVEMDYILVTEEENMPSTKESDFVFQDAVVPGQTESNEGFSQSPLDTFQSISIINKREDQSACGAEWDLDEKSSSVVPQKLEDERESGERFGQDEGWIILCQNEVCDISSVEISAESEKPKFESGHGGKIAETAGGQESTLETQAEFQVGDARETNNQQELGNNTFTEQELKEEAVLLNNERKLSEKSGLVQDNVGMDISFAEGVLSPSSTDMRPEPPNSLDLNVTHPRRIKLTAPNINLSLDESEGSILSDDNLDTPDEIDINVDDLDTPDEADSLEYTGQGYYGDGLNAIIVFAACFLPDSSRTDYNYVMENLFL